In Candidatus Aegiribacteria sp., the genomic window TTCACCCGTGTTTTGCTCATCTCCGTGAATGATTCCCCATTCTTCGCGTAGGATACCCATGTAAACAATATCAACATAATCACCATCGATCCATTGCATCTTCCGCGGGCCACCCTCATCCACGAAACCACAAGCTTGGAAGCACTTTATTGCTCTTTCATTCCTGGCATTTGTTCCCAGACCAATACGGCGAGCACCAAGGTAATGGAAGCCATAATGTAGCAAGAGGTTAACGACTTCTTTGCCATAACCCTGACCCCAATAATCACGATCACCGATGGTTATTCCAAGAACATGAGAACCAGGATAAATCTCGGAATGCCTCAGTGAACAGAAACCGATATATTTTTCGTCTGCTTCTATCGCAAAGAAATCAGCATACTTATCCTTCTTTGTGCAGAGTTCATACATTTCTTCCGCTCGTTCTATCGGAAAGACATGTGGTAAGCCAGCGTTTAGCAAATGGATATCAACATCTTGATAAAATTCGTGCTGTCGTGGAATATCTTCCTTTTTCACTGGGCGGAGTAATACTCTTTCACCTTTGAACATTCATTTCTCCTTAATTTGTCTCTATATTTTAGCACAACAATGATTATG contains:
- a CDS encoding GNAT family N-acetyltransferase is translated as MFKGERVLLRPVKKEDIPRQHEFYQDVDIHLLNAGLPHVFPIERAEEMYELCTKKDKYADFFAIEADEKYIGFCSLRHSEIYPGSHVLGITIGDRDYWGQGYGKEVVNLLLHYGFHYLGARRIGLGTNARNERAIKCFQACGFVDEGGPRKMQWIDGDYVDIVYMGILREEWGIIHGDEQNTGEIRKS